One window of Mangrovibacterium diazotrophicum genomic DNA carries:
- a CDS encoding FecR family protein, protein MKAIYELFLAILSDSASDEERTLFQKEMTQPENQALFEKVKAIWNESSNLQGYHKVDQKRAFAELNRKLEAKKRDRKRFFLTSGISVAASVLLMIGLFTWIQFGNTPQNAVIAVQTELGNRTLVYLPDSTKVWLNSLSQLSYSNTFGKDSREVKLTGEGFFEVTHSDVPFVVDVKDFQIKVYGTKFNVSAYKEDPEVLTVLQQGSIGINSPGMKEIKLEPGQMATFQKKKKQFLLAEVNPGEYSSWTSNKMYLHEEDMGSLARKLERKFNVDIEFYPESIAQEIHYSGVFDVENVEEILDAISLASELNYKKEGNHYLIKRN, encoded by the coding sequence ATGAAGGCCATTTACGAACTATTCCTCGCGATCCTTTCCGATAGCGCTTCTGACGAAGAGAGAACTCTTTTTCAGAAAGAAATGACCCAGCCGGAAAATCAAGCTCTTTTTGAAAAAGTAAAAGCCATCTGGAACGAATCCTCGAATCTTCAGGGGTATCACAAAGTAGATCAGAAACGTGCTTTTGCCGAACTCAATCGGAAGCTTGAGGCGAAAAAGCGGGATCGGAAACGATTCTTCCTGACATCAGGTATAAGCGTAGCCGCAAGCGTGCTATTGATGATCGGACTATTCACCTGGATTCAGTTTGGCAATACTCCCCAAAATGCGGTGATTGCAGTTCAAACTGAATTAGGAAACCGCACCCTTGTTTACCTGCCCGATAGTACTAAAGTTTGGCTAAACTCGCTTTCTCAGCTGTCGTACTCCAATACGTTCGGCAAAGATTCGAGAGAAGTAAAATTAACGGGCGAAGGGTTTTTTGAAGTAACACATAGCGATGTTCCATTCGTTGTCGACGTCAAGGATTTTCAAATTAAGGTTTACGGAACCAAATTCAATGTTTCGGCTTACAAGGAAGATCCTGAAGTACTAACGGTGTTGCAGCAAGGCTCAATCGGGATCAACTCACCGGGGATGAAAGAGATAAAGCTCGAACCCGGACAAATGGCCACTTTCCAAAAGAAGAAAAAGCAGTTTTTACTTGCCGAGGTTAATCCCGGAGAGTATAGTTCGTGGACGAGTAACAAAATGTACCTGCACGAAGAAGACATGGGATCGCTGGCCCGGAAACTGGAGCGAAAATTCAATGTAGACATTGAATTTTACCCGGAAAGCATTGCTCAGGAAATCCACTACTCTGGTGTATTCGACGTTGAAAATGTCGAAGAAATCTTAGATGCAATATCACTTGCAAGTGAGTTAAATTATAAAAAAGAAGGGAATCATTATTTAATCAAACGAAACTAA
- a CDS encoding SOS response-associated peptidase codes for MCYSIRTKIKNQLGRFATRKNYQKGEAQPLNLQVSDLYYASGFQHPKVLIYTNTEPFIPLESTWGLLPSWTKDISIWNKTLNARGESIFEKPSFRESAKNKRCLIYVDGFYEYHHFKNKTYPYYIFKKDESPMIFAGLWNDWANSETGEIMNTFSIVTTTGNPMMSKIHNNPKLEGPRMPVILPEEYADEWLKPINSDSDKKTIKSLIVPYNQDKMNSYTVGPLSGKNALGNVPEVNKKVFYPELEANQGNLSLF; via the coding sequence ATGTGTTATTCTATCCGGACAAAAATAAAGAATCAGTTGGGGCGATTTGCCACCAGGAAGAACTACCAAAAAGGAGAGGCACAACCGCTCAACTTACAGGTTTCGGATCTTTATTATGCTTCAGGTTTTCAACATCCTAAAGTATTGATCTACACAAATACGGAGCCTTTTATCCCGCTTGAATCGACCTGGGGCTTATTACCCAGCTGGACCAAAGACATTTCGATTTGGAATAAAACGCTGAACGCGAGAGGCGAAAGTATTTTCGAAAAACCATCATTCCGGGAGTCTGCAAAAAATAAGCGATGCCTGATTTATGTTGATGGATTTTACGAATATCATCATTTCAAAAACAAAACATACCCGTACTACATCTTCAAAAAGGACGAATCACCAATGATATTCGCGGGACTTTGGAACGACTGGGCCAATAGTGAAACTGGAGAAATCATGAACACATTTTCGATTGTGACAACTACCGGAAATCCAATGATGTCGAAAATTCATAACAATCCGAAGTTAGAGGGGCCACGAATGCCAGTCATCCTGCCGGAAGAGTACGCAGACGAATGGCTTAAACCAATCAATTCGGACTCAGACAAAAAAACCATCAAGTCGCTGATTGTGCCTTACAATCAAGATAAAATGAATTCGTATACGGTTGGTCCGCTTAGCGGCAAAAACGCTTTGGGAAATGTACCGGAAGTAAACAAAAAGGTATTTTACCCTGAGCTGGAAGCTAACCAAGGAAATTTAAGTCTATTTTAA
- a CDS encoding universal stress protein codes for MKTILLITDFSEHALFALKATASIARKINGKINLVQVYQHPSLGEEYSYQYTRGYFEETNANAENELNELVKQNSLEDIQIDRSILSNTTLEQVIKTEKFKNPDLIVMGANGRSGNFKSFIGASVEKIIRLSDAPVLILKDEIEDFTINKMVFASDFLDESYQAFEKIKFFADRYNSHIYLLKVITPKEFETSPKSHKKLVRFAKTFKLMNYSINVYNDFTIEEGILNFSNEKSVDLIAMETHGRTGFAHFMLGSLAESVVKHESKPILSVKIQKSTARAHSKAAQELIDEMWGAE; via the coding sequence ATGAAAACAATTCTATTAATTACTGATTTTTCGGAACACGCCTTGTTTGCTTTAAAAGCAACCGCAAGCATCGCTCGGAAAATCAATGGCAAAATCAACCTGGTTCAGGTTTACCAACATCCTTCTTTGGGAGAGGAATACAGCTATCAATACACACGGGGATATTTCGAAGAAACCAATGCCAACGCAGAAAACGAGCTCAACGAGCTCGTTAAACAGAACTCGTTGGAAGACATTCAAATTGACCGGAGTATTCTTTCCAACACAACGCTGGAGCAAGTTATCAAAACCGAGAAATTTAAAAATCCGGACTTAATTGTCATGGGAGCGAATGGCCGAAGCGGCAATTTTAAGTCGTTTATCGGGGCAAGTGTTGAGAAAATAATTCGGCTATCAGACGCACCGGTACTCATTCTCAAAGATGAAATTGAAGATTTCACCATCAACAAAATGGTTTTTGCGTCGGATTTTCTGGATGAGTCTTACCAGGCATTCGAAAAGATTAAATTTTTTGCCGACCGGTACAATTCTCACATTTATTTGCTGAAAGTAATTACGCCCAAAGAATTTGAGACCAGTCCGAAAAGCCATAAAAAGCTGGTCCGGTTTGCCAAAACGTTCAAGCTGATGAACTACAGCATAAACGTTTACAATGACTTCACGATAGAAGAAGGCATTCTGAATTTCAGTAATGAAAAAAGTGTAGATTTGATTGCCATGGAAACGCATGGCCGGACCGGCTTCGCTCATTTCATGCTTGGAAGTCTTGCCGAATCGGTCGTCAAACATGAAAGCAAACCAATTCTAAGTGTAAAAATTCAGAAATCAACTGCACGAGCCCACTCAAAAGCCGCCCAGGAGTTAATTGATGAAATGTGGGGAGCTGAGTGA
- a CDS encoding RNA polymerase sigma-70 factor — MPQEFDEYLFVTKMKGGDFGAFEHLFSHYYQPLCNYAVRFVADIYVAEDVVQDVFEKLWNNRKQLNVKITIKAYLYTAVKNRCLNKIKSASVRIDYYKMAKTEEDLSVNLSEIESEEFRQYLFDCIEKLPPRCKEIFKESRFDDEKQEKIAEKNHISIKTVKAQIGKALKYVKECLETAYPEFI, encoded by the coding sequence ATGCCGCAAGAGTTTGACGAATATTTGTTTGTTACGAAGATGAAAGGAGGAGACTTTGGAGCCTTTGAGCATCTTTTTTCCCATTACTACCAGCCTTTGTGTAATTATGCGGTTCGTTTTGTTGCGGATATCTATGTCGCAGAAGATGTTGTTCAGGATGTTTTCGAGAAACTTTGGAATAATCGAAAGCAACTGAATGTTAAAATTACGATTAAAGCATACCTCTACACAGCCGTAAAAAACAGGTGTTTGAATAAAATTAAGTCGGCCAGCGTCAGAATAGACTATTATAAAATGGCGAAAACTGAAGAGGATTTATCGGTTAATTTGTCCGAAATAGAATCTGAAGAATTTCGTCAGTATTTATTTGATTGTATCGAGAAGCTTCCTCCCCGCTGCAAGGAAATTTTCAAAGAAAGTCGGTTTGACGACGAGAAACAGGAAAAAATTGCAGAAAAAAATCACATTTCGATAAAGACGGTTAAAGCTCAGATTGGTAAGGCTTTAAAATACGTTAAGGAGTGTCTGGAAACAGCCTACCCTGAATTTATTTGA